From one Myxococcales bacterium genomic stretch:
- a CDS encoding amino acid adenylation domain-containing protein, translating to MSVAAFLSRLRDRGIELRAEGDKLLVNAPKGAITDDLGDEIRRRKPELLAFLRLGAEAGTARASIAIAKATLTPAAGGAFEAPLSFGQGRLFYLDQLDPGLAVYNVPVAFFVDHALDVTALRSSLADVVARHAVLRTTLRLGPRGPVQHIAPPFVVEIPVVDLSEMARDEMDARCQAVLSEHARAPFDLARGPLIRAVLVRLETTRSVLLVTTHHVVTDGWSQDVFERELAACYEARLRGEEPRLPALELQYADYAVWQTDGRDPEQAKKLDHWLNNLAAPLPVLELPTTEQRGPRAPTEGATARIDVEADVVDRLAALGRRDGATLFMVLVAAYATLLHRVAGQDEVVIGTPIANRNHGQTMELIGYFANTLALRIDLSGAPTFRELVRRVRETCLGAYANQDVPFEQLVDKLGVPRDLSRSPVYQTIFAFEDVLSASPAKPEARAFVVSRRETVHAKVARNDLSAWVSRTDTGLRITFEYPTALFDDAFIERLLASLRVLLGALADGAESPLAELPLLTEEERHRIVTAWNGTDATLPDVSGAHQLYERQADKTPDAIALQFRDQRLTFRELDARANRLARHLANLGAKQGTLVGVFLERSLEMVVTLYAILKAGAAYVPLDPEYPVDRLLLMVSDSELGIVVTSDALAPRVPIPSGGTPPTVVSVDGAAATIGACSAERLLGSLPKGQSTVATDEAAYVIYTSGSTGVPKGVVVPHRALVSFLMSMAKKPGIAPSDTLVAVTTLSFDIAGLELFLPHVVGAKVVVASADVAQNGRKLRDLLESSGATIMQATPATWRALIAAGWRGAKPFKVLCGGEAFPADLLAPLFERASAIWNMYGPTETTIWSTCAPLDASDPRISIGGPIDNTSVYVLDPLGQPTPLGVPGELCIGGLGVSLGYKNRQTLTDARFVPDPFRAASALGPGKMYKTGDVVTQRADGTLLYQRRVDHQVKVRGYRIELGEIESVLAEHEAVDRSVVIVREDRPGDARLVAYLVLKRDQLLTASEVRKHLRKKLPEYMIPQHVVELPALPLTPAGKIARQALPPPDGVAKREDARAPSSPSELSLARIWREVLATESVAATDNFFELGGHSLLSMVVIARVETELGHRLNPRDLLLLTLEQLAKGFGVADGVTDAGSAASSEPKVAPRPPTTPKAEAPRGGLLSQLKGKIFR from the coding sequence TTGAGCGTCGCCGCGTTCCTCTCGCGCCTCCGCGACCGCGGCATCGAGCTCCGCGCCGAAGGCGACAAGCTCCTGGTGAACGCGCCCAAGGGCGCCATCACCGACGATCTTGGCGACGAGATCCGGCGCCGAAAGCCCGAGCTCCTCGCCTTCTTGCGCCTCGGCGCCGAGGCCGGGACTGCCCGAGCCAGCATCGCCATCGCGAAGGCGACGCTTACGCCTGCCGCCGGCGGAGCCTTCGAGGCGCCGCTCTCCTTCGGCCAAGGGCGGCTCTTCTACCTCGACCAGCTGGATCCCGGCCTCGCCGTCTACAACGTCCCCGTCGCCTTCTTCGTGGACCACGCCCTCGACGTGACGGCGCTCCGCTCGTCCCTCGCCGACGTGGTGGCTCGGCACGCGGTCCTTCGCACGACTCTTCGTCTGGGCCCGCGCGGGCCAGTGCAGCACATCGCCCCGCCGTTCGTCGTGGAGATCCCCGTCGTCGACCTCTCGGAGATGGCACGCGACGAGATGGACGCGCGCTGCCAGGCGGTGCTCTCCGAACACGCGCGAGCGCCGTTCGACTTGGCGCGCGGCCCGCTCATTCGCGCGGTCTTGGTGCGCCTCGAGACGACGCGGAGCGTCCTGCTCGTGACCACTCATCATGTCGTCACCGACGGCTGGTCTCAGGACGTCTTCGAGCGAGAGCTCGCGGCCTGTTACGAGGCGCGGCTCCGCGGCGAAGAGCCGAGGCTTCCCGCGCTAGAGCTCCAATACGCCGACTACGCCGTCTGGCAGACGGACGGCCGCGACCCGGAGCAAGCGAAGAAGCTCGACCATTGGCTCAACAACCTGGCGGCGCCGCTCCCGGTGCTCGAGCTGCCGACGACCGAACAACGCGGCCCGCGGGCACCCACGGAAGGCGCTACTGCGCGCATCGACGTCGAGGCCGACGTCGTCGACCGGCTCGCCGCGCTCGGGCGTCGCGACGGCGCGACGCTGTTCATGGTGCTCGTTGCTGCGTATGCCACCCTGCTGCATCGCGTCGCCGGCCAAGACGAAGTCGTCATCGGCACACCCATCGCGAACCGAAATCACGGTCAAACGATGGAGCTCATCGGCTACTTCGCCAACACGTTGGCGCTCCGAATCGATCTGTCCGGCGCACCAACTTTTCGCGAGCTGGTGCGTCGCGTTCGCGAGACGTGCCTCGGCGCCTACGCGAACCAAGACGTTCCCTTCGAGCAGCTCGTCGACAAGCTGGGTGTCCCTCGCGATCTCAGCCGTTCGCCGGTCTATCAGACGATCTTCGCGTTCGAGGACGTGCTCTCGGCGTCGCCCGCGAAGCCTGAGGCGCGGGCCTTCGTCGTCTCGCGCCGCGAGACGGTGCACGCCAAGGTTGCGCGCAACGATCTCAGCGCTTGGGTGAGTCGCACGGATACGGGCCTTCGGATCACCTTCGAGTACCCCACCGCGCTCTTTGATGACGCCTTCATCGAGCGCCTGCTCGCGAGCCTTCGCGTGCTCCTGGGCGCCCTCGCCGACGGCGCTGAGAGCCCCCTCGCCGAGCTTCCGTTGCTCACGGAAGAAGAGCGACACCGGATCGTGACCGCGTGGAACGGGACCGACGCGACGCTTCCCGACGTCTCGGGCGCGCATCAACTCTACGAACGACAGGCCGACAAGACGCCCGACGCGATCGCGCTTCAATTTCGCGACCAACGCCTCACGTTTCGCGAGCTCGACGCGCGCGCCAACCGGCTCGCCCGGCATCTCGCCAACCTCGGCGCCAAACAGGGGACGCTCGTCGGCGTCTTTCTCGAACGCTCCCTCGAGATGGTGGTCACGCTCTACGCCATCCTCAAGGCCGGCGCCGCCTACGTGCCGCTCGATCCCGAATACCCCGTCGACCGCCTCCTGCTCATGGTGTCGGACTCGGAGCTTGGCATTGTGGTGACGAGCGACGCCCTCGCGCCACGCGTGCCGATCCCCAGCGGCGGTACACCGCCGACCGTCGTCAGCGTCGACGGCGCCGCCGCGACCATCGGCGCGTGCTCTGCCGAACGCCTTCTGGGGTCGTTGCCCAAGGGACAATCCACCGTCGCCACCGATGAGGCGGCCTACGTCATCTACACGTCGGGCTCCACCGGCGTACCCAAAGGCGTCGTGGTCCCGCACCGCGCGCTCGTCAGCTTCCTCATGTCGATGGCCAAGAAGCCGGGCATCGCTCCGAGCGACACGCTCGTGGCGGTGACCACGCTGTCCTTCGACATCGCGGGCCTCGAGCTCTTCTTGCCTCACGTGGTCGGGGCGAAGGTTGTCGTGGCGAGCGCCGACGTCGCGCAGAACGGCCGCAAGCTGCGAGACCTGCTCGAATCGAGCGGCGCGACCATCATGCAGGCGACGCCGGCCACCTGGCGCGCGCTCATCGCGGCCGGCTGGCGCGGCGCGAAGCCGTTCAAGGTGCTGTGCGGCGGCGAGGCGTTCCCCGCCGATCTCTTGGCTCCGCTCTTCGAGCGCGCCTCGGCCATCTGGAACATGTACGGCCCCACGGAGACGACCATTTGGTCGACCTGCGCCCCGCTCGACGCGAGCGATCCGCGCATCAGCATCGGCGGCCCCATCGACAACACAAGCGTCTACGTCCTCGACCCTTTGGGTCAGCCGACGCCGCTCGGTGTGCCGGGCGAACTTTGCATCGGTGGCCTTGGCGTGAGCCTCGGCTACAAGAACCGGCAGACGCTCACCGATGCGCGCTTCGTGCCCGATCCGTTCCGCGCGGCGTCGGCGTTGGGGCCCGGCAAGATGTACAAGACCGGCGACGTCGTGACGCAGCGGGCCGACGGCACGCTGCTCTACCAGCGGCGCGTCGACCACCAGGTCAAGGTGCGCGGCTATCGCATCGAGCTTGGCGAGATCGAGTCGGTCTTGGCCGAACATGAGGCCGTGGACCGGTCTGTGGTGATCGTTCGTGAAGACCGACCCGGCGACGCGCGTCTGGTGGCCTACCTCGTGCTCAAGAGAGATCAGCTTCTGACGGCGAGCGAGGTCCGCAAGCATCTCCGGAAGAAGCTCCCCGAGTACATGATTCCGCAGCACGTGGTCGAGTTGCCGGCGCTGCCACTCACGCCCGCCGGCAAGATCGCGAGGCAGGCGCTTCCGCCGCCCGACGGGGTGGCGAAGCGCGAAGATGCGAGGGCGCCGTCTTCGCCGAGCGAGCTCTCGCTGGCGCGCATTTGGCGAGAGGTGCTCGCGACGGAGAGTGTGGCGGCGACCGACAACTTCTTCGAGCTAGGTGGGCACTCGCTGCTTTCGATGGTCGTCATCGCGCGCGTCGAGACGGAGCTCGGGCATCGCCTGAACCCGCGCGACCTCTTGTTGCTCACGCTCGAGCAGCTCGCGAAGGGGTTCGGCGTCGCCGATGGCGTCACCGACGCGGGGTCGGCGGCGTCGAGCGAGCCCAAGGTCGCGCCGCGACCACCCACGACGCCGAAGGCCGAGGCGCCGAGGGGAGGCCTTCTTTCGCAACTCAAAGGAAAGATCTTCCGATGA
- a CDS encoding amino acid adenylation domain-containing protein, with protein MVTGFRSHPGGMQALWGIRADLATYGKVVGGGLPIGVVAGKAKYMDALDGGMWSFGDQSVPEADMTWFAGTFVRHPLAMASAFATLTYLKEQGPALQEKLNARTRAFAAEMNAYFDEVGAPLWMEHFASFVVLKFTSFQDYSQLLFYHLHNRGIFTYEGRPAFFTTAHTDEDFAKIARGFRESIEALQAVKLFPGTPPIRVPVSVPMSEGQQEIWLATRFGRDASCAFNLASTLHLRGKLNRKALELAVTMLVKRHEALRCVPNNDGTTQRVMPVNEVPLPLFDLSALTSDRDAQLEQLRQKEVTEEFDLENGPLFRAKLIKLAEEEHTVILTAHHLIADGWSCGVLCRDLGKLYASVCSGKPHGLVPAMPYSEWIADMKIVAKGEERRAAEDYWVSEYKGSPVPVLDLPTDRPRPPVKTFAADRISLKLDQAFTNALRKMAGAQGATLFAGLLAGFQLLLSRLSGQSDVVVGFSLASQSDIEGRDLVGHCVQFLPLRIALDKAAPFSDHVKHVRGKVFDAFEHKSFAFGTLIQKLAIPRDPSRVPLMSVAFNLDPNSLGIEFHDLACTAGSIPRRYENFDIFFNVVESNAGLEVQCTFNLDLFDRETMRRRLDQYKVLLEEAVSDASRPSQDLPLLPLAERERILVQWNQAEAVTSPMPGKRVTEWVQRAAEKEPNAVAVQMAAGPSVAGGLAAARAMTYRELNERANQLAHYLTTRGVTLGRCVAVCMPRTPELLVALLGVLKAGGAYVPLDPALPAARMAFMLADSAADLVLTHTQCASVLPTGVRAVVVDAWPGEIAERPKTPPEGAVPEDAVAYVMYTSGSTGEPKGVMIPHRALEHYLSWALPRYRMESGSGSPVHSSIGFDLTVTSLFGPLCVGKAVTLLPEGDDVEALGRALKEPGGFSVVKLTPAHLGILAEQLPSSALAKTAGTYVIGGEQLLASHVAEFRAHAPDVVLVNEYGPTEATVGCCIHQVSPASPTSGAIAIGRPTPGTRLYILDDRHAPVPIGVTGELYIAGPQLALGYLNRPELTAERFVADPFGAPGARMYKTGDLARHRADGELEYLGRADHQVKIRGYRIELGEIEKNLEMAPGVERAVVLARGKDAQSRTLAAFVVPSNDKTQPSATTEQKEAWRKKWDALYAAGAQAIKANGNGGEHAELDDLVLLRELSDKKGYEAEVKEGLDATFARLTKLPLGRVWAIGCGTGAELLRLAPLCGTIFGTDYAEGGVREIERLLRTPKYESLKNVSVAVREAADFAGVTEGSFDSVIINSVCQYFPDGAYMKRVLEGAIRSIGANASGAGSVFIGDVQSYALLEAHHAFDQIERSAPSTKTKDLRELIERRVQTEDELVIDPAFFFEIARENPRVGAVRVELRRGTLQNETTRFHYDVWLEIGPRPKAVPVTWRDYMSEGWGSAAELRRVLESSKPTIFAVKNIPNWRNAQHLRARDLVREAEKRELADVATLKSALLADASDRSIDPEALWALGDELGYHVELRWTDLDGPGRFEAVFTLRPAGGEPVRVEWRTPPASPSATWWLESANEPAKKLAARKLAEGLRAALRERLPEYMIPQGITMLDALPLTHNGKVDTAALLALDVGETRTGGAAEFSAPRTETEKQVADVWCEVLGLSRVSTTSDFFELGGHSLLGIQIIVRLREACGVAELSLSSLFTTPTVATLSQKIDAMVYQKRVPDAGAQGEREEVAF; from the coding sequence ATGGTGACGGGCTTCCGGTCGCACCCGGGCGGCATGCAGGCGCTCTGGGGCATCCGCGCTGACCTGGCGACCTACGGCAAGGTCGTCGGCGGAGGCTTGCCCATCGGCGTCGTCGCCGGCAAGGCGAAGTACATGGACGCCCTCGATGGCGGCATGTGGAGCTTCGGCGATCAGTCGGTGCCCGAGGCCGACATGACCTGGTTCGCGGGGACCTTCGTGCGCCATCCGCTCGCCATGGCTTCGGCCTTCGCGACGCTCACGTACCTGAAGGAGCAAGGCCCGGCGCTCCAGGAGAAGCTCAACGCACGGACGCGCGCCTTCGCCGCCGAGATGAACGCGTACTTCGACGAGGTCGGCGCGCCCTTGTGGATGGAGCACTTCGCGAGCTTCGTTGTCCTGAAGTTCACGAGCTTCCAGGACTATTCGCAGCTCCTCTTCTACCACCTGCACAACCGCGGCATTTTCACCTACGAGGGGCGCCCGGCCTTCTTCACGACGGCCCACACCGACGAAGACTTCGCCAAGATCGCGCGGGGTTTCCGAGAGAGCATCGAAGCGCTCCAAGCGGTGAAGCTCTTCCCCGGAACGCCGCCCATCCGTGTGCCCGTCTCCGTGCCGATGAGCGAAGGCCAGCAGGAGATCTGGCTCGCGACTCGCTTCGGGCGCGACGCATCCTGCGCCTTCAACTTGGCGAGCACGCTGCACCTTCGCGGCAAGCTCAATCGAAAGGCCCTCGAGCTCGCCGTCACGATGCTCGTGAAGCGTCACGAAGCTCTCCGCTGCGTGCCCAACAACGACGGCACGACGCAGCGCGTGATGCCCGTCAACGAGGTGCCGCTCCCGCTCTTTGACCTGAGCGCGCTCACGAGCGACCGCGACGCGCAGCTCGAGCAGCTCCGCCAGAAGGAAGTGACCGAGGAGTTCGACCTCGAAAACGGTCCGCTGTTCCGCGCCAAGCTCATCAAGCTCGCCGAGGAAGAGCACACGGTCATCCTCACGGCGCACCACCTCATCGCCGACGGCTGGTCTTGCGGCGTCCTCTGCCGTGACCTCGGCAAGCTCTACGCGTCGGTGTGCAGCGGCAAGCCGCACGGCCTCGTGCCCGCGATGCCCTACAGCGAGTGGATCGCCGACATGAAGATCGTCGCGAAGGGCGAAGAGCGGCGCGCCGCCGAGGACTACTGGGTGTCCGAATACAAGGGCAGCCCCGTGCCGGTGCTCGACCTCCCCACCGATCGCCCGCGCCCGCCGGTGAAGACGTTCGCCGCCGATCGCATCTCGCTCAAGCTCGATCAAGCGTTCACCAACGCGCTCCGGAAGATGGCTGGTGCGCAAGGGGCGACGCTCTTCGCGGGCCTGCTCGCGGGCTTTCAGCTCCTCTTGAGCCGCCTCTCGGGCCAGTCCGACGTCGTCGTTGGCTTCTCGCTCGCGAGCCAGTCGGACATCGAAGGTCGGGACCTCGTTGGCCATTGCGTGCAGTTTCTGCCGCTCCGCATCGCCCTCGACAAGGCGGCGCCGTTTTCGGACCACGTGAAGCACGTGCGCGGCAAGGTCTTCGACGCCTTTGAGCACAAGAGCTTCGCCTTCGGTACGTTGATCCAGAAGCTCGCGATTCCCCGCGACCCGAGCCGCGTGCCGCTCATGAGCGTGGCGTTCAACTTGGACCCCAACTCGCTGGGCATCGAGTTCCACGATCTCGCGTGCACCGCAGGCTCGATCCCGCGCCGCTACGAGAACTTCGACATCTTCTTCAACGTCGTCGAGTCGAACGCCGGGCTCGAGGTGCAGTGCACCTTCAACCTCGACCTCTTCGATCGCGAGACGATGCGACGGCGCCTCGATCAATACAAGGTCCTCTTGGAGGAGGCCGTCAGCGACGCAAGCCGTCCGAGCCAGGATCTACCGCTGCTCCCGCTGGCTGAACGCGAGCGCATTTTGGTGCAGTGGAACCAGGCCGAGGCGGTGACGTCTCCGATGCCCGGCAAGCGCGTCACCGAATGGGTGCAGAGGGCCGCGGAGAAGGAGCCCAACGCCGTCGCCGTGCAGATGGCGGCGGGCCCGTCAGTGGCTGGTGGACTCGCTGCCGCGCGGGCCATGACCTACCGCGAGCTCAACGAGCGCGCGAATCAGCTGGCGCACTACCTGACGACTCGAGGTGTCACGCTCGGTCGTTGTGTGGCCGTGTGCATGCCGAGGACGCCGGAGCTGCTCGTCGCGCTCTTGGGCGTCTTGAAGGCCGGGGGCGCGTACGTGCCGCTCGACCCGGCGCTCCCGGCGGCGCGCATGGCGTTCATGCTCGCCGACTCGGCGGCGGACTTGGTGCTCACGCACACGCAATGCGCATCGGTGCTGCCGACCGGTGTCCGCGCCGTCGTCGTCGACGCCTGGCCCGGAGAGATCGCCGAGCGGCCCAAGACGCCGCCGGAAGGCGCTGTTCCGGAGGATGCCGTCGCGTACGTCATGTACACGTCGGGCTCTACCGGCGAGCCGAAGGGCGTCATGATTCCGCATCGCGCCCTCGAGCACTACTTGTCGTGGGCGCTCCCGCGTTACCGGATGGAGTCGGGCTCCGGCTCGCCGGTCCATTCGTCCATTGGTTTTGACCTCACGGTCACGTCGCTCTTCGGGCCGCTTTGCGTCGGCAAGGCCGTGACCCTTTTGCCGGAGGGCGACGACGTCGAAGCGCTCGGCCGCGCGCTCAAGGAGCCGGGCGGCTTCAGCGTCGTGAAGCTCACCCCGGCGCACCTCGGCATCCTCGCGGAGCAGTTGCCGTCGTCGGCGCTCGCCAAGACGGCCGGCACCTACGTCATCGGCGGTGAGCAGCTCCTGGCGTCGCACGTGGCGGAATTCCGTGCGCACGCGCCCGACGTCGTTCTCGTGAATGAGTACGGCCCCACCGAAGCGACAGTCGGTTGCTGCATTCATCAGGTATCGCCGGCGTCGCCAACCAGCGGCGCCATCGCCATCGGTCGCCCCACGCCGGGCACGCGCCTCTACATCCTGGACGACCGCCACGCGCCGGTGCCCATCGGCGTGACCGGAGAGCTCTACATCGCGGGGCCTCAGCTCGCGCTCGGATACTTGAACCGACCCGAGCTCACGGCAGAGCGCTTCGTCGCGGACCCCTTCGGGGCTCCCGGCGCGCGCATGTACAAGACGGGCGATCTGGCTCGTCATCGTGCCGACGGCGAGCTCGAGTACCTCGGCCGCGCCGATCACCAGGTGAAGATCCGCGGGTATCGCATCGAGCTCGGCGAAATCGAGAAGAACCTCGAGATGGCGCCGGGCGTGGAGCGCGCCGTGGTCTTGGCCCGCGGCAAAGACGCCCAGAGCCGCACCCTCGCGGCCTTCGTCGTGCCCTCGAACGACAAGACCCAACCGAGCGCGACGACGGAGCAGAAGGAAGCCTGGCGTAAGAAGTGGGACGCGCTCTACGCCGCCGGTGCACAAGCCATCAAAGCCAACGGCAACGGCGGTGAGCACGCGGAGCTCGACGACCTCGTGCTCCTTCGCGAGCTCTCCGACAAGAAGGGCTACGAAGCCGAGGTGAAAGAAGGCCTCGACGCGACCTTCGCGCGGCTGACGAAGCTCCCGCTGGGGCGCGTCTGGGCTATCGGCTGCGGCACGGGAGCGGAGCTTCTGCGGCTCGCGCCGCTTTGCGGGACCATCTTCGGCACCGACTATGCGGAGGGGGGCGTTCGCGAAATCGAGCGGCTCTTGCGCACGCCGAAGTACGAGTCGCTCAAGAACGTGAGCGTCGCGGTGCGTGAAGCCGCCGACTTCGCCGGCGTGACCGAAGGCTCTTTCGACTCGGTCATCATCAACAGCGTGTGCCAGTACTTCCCCGACGGCGCGTACATGAAGCGCGTCCTCGAAGGCGCCATCCGGAGCATCGGCGCTAACGCGAGCGGGGCCGGCAGCGTTTTCATCGGCGACGTGCAGAGCTACGCGCTCCTCGAGGCGCACCACGCGTTCGATCAGATCGAACGCTCGGCGCCCAGCACGAAGACCAAGGATCTGCGGGAGCTCATCGAGAGGCGCGTCCAGACGGAGGACGAGCTGGTCATCGACCCGGCCTTCTTCTTCGAGATCGCGCGGGAGAACCCTCGCGTCGGCGCTGTTCGTGTGGAGCTGCGGCGCGGCACCCTACAAAACGAGACGACGCGCTTCCACTACGACGTCTGGCTCGAGATCGGCCCGCGGCCCAAGGCCGTCCCGGTCACTTGGCGCGACTACATGAGCGAAGGCTGGGGCTCGGCGGCAGAGCTGAGGCGCGTCCTCGAGTCGTCGAAGCCGACGATCTTCGCCGTAAAAAACATCCCGAACTGGCGAAACGCGCAACATCTCCGCGCGCGAGACCTCGTACGCGAGGCGGAGAAGCGCGAGCTTGCCGACGTGGCGACCCTGAAGAGCGCGCTCCTCGCTGACGCGAGCGATCGCTCGATTGATCCCGAGGCCCTCTGGGCTCTCGGTGACGAGCTTGGCTACCACGTCGAGCTTCGGTGGACGGACCTCGACGGTCCCGGTCGCTTCGAGGCCGTCTTCACGCTTCGCCCGGCGGGCGGCGAGCCGGTCCGAGTGGAGTGGCGCACGCCGCCTGCTTCGCCGTCGGCGACGTGGTGGCTCGAGTCGGCCAACGAGCCTGCGAAGAAGCTGGCGGCGCGGAAGCTCGCCGAGGGGCTTCGTGCGGCGCTCCGCGAGCGGCTCCCCGAATACATGATCCCGCAAGGGATCACGATGCTCGACGCGCTACCGCTCACGCACAACGGCAAGGTCGACACGGCGGCGCTCCTGGCCCTCGACGTTGGCGAAACGCGTACCGGCGGGGCCGCCGAGTTCTCGGCGCCCCGCACCGAGACGGAGAAGCAGGTCGCGGACGTCTGGTGTGAGGTCCTCGGCCTGAGTCGTGTCAGCACGACGAGCGACTTCTTCGAGCTCGGCGGGCACTCGCTCCTCGGCATTCAGATCATCGTTCGATTGCGCGAGGCCTGCGGCGTCGCCGAGCTGTCCTTGAGCAGCCTCTTTACGACCCCAACCGTCGCGACGCTCTCGCAAAAGATCGACGCGATGGTCTATCAAAAACGCGTGCCTGACGCCGGCGCTCAAGGCGAGCGCGAAGAGGTCGCGTTTTGA